CCGCCGCGCTCGAGGGTCTCTCCAGCGTGGTGTCCTACTTCGAGCGGTCGATGAGCCGGCATCGCGAGGACGAGGAGCGCTCGCTGTACCCGCGGCTCGCGGTGCTCGAGGCGATCGCGCCGACCCTCGAGCGTCTCCGGCAGGAGCACAAGGCGCAACAGCGCGCGATCGACGCGCTGCGCGCCGCGATCGACAGAGACGGCGGCCCCGAGGCCGTGGAGACGATCCCCCAGCTCATCGAGGACCTGCGCGTCGCGCACCATCGCCACGTCGAGTGCGAGGAGCAGGAGGTATTTCCGGCCGCTCGCCGGTTCCTGCAGGCCTCGGCCAAGCAGGGGATCTGGAACGAGATGGAGACGCGCCGAGGGCGCGGCGGGCAAGGCAACCCGGCCAAGGGCATCAGCGGGCGACCCTACCGCCCGGGCGGGATGCGCAGGGGCCCGTAGCACCCGCCCCGGGGGATGCGTCGCGGCCGCGATCGCTCGGCGCGGTCGACTGGAGACCGTTCCTAGAACTGCTCCTCGCGCGCGCGCTCGAGCGCGGCGCGCAGGTAGTTCTGCGCTCGAAGCGTGTGCGCCCCGTCGGGGTGCTGGTCCAGGTGGCTGCGGAACGCCTCCGCCGATTGCATGAAGCTCCCCAGTCGATAGAGGGTGACGCCGCGGGCGAGGTGCCTGGGATAGGAGGGGTCGAGCGCAGCGATCTCGTCGATCTTCTTCAGGCGATACTGCTCCTCGGCGCGCCGCGCCTCCGCTGCGCGGATCGCCGCCGCGGGCGCGCGCGGCCCCGAGCCGCCCGCCTGCTCAAGACGCGCCGCCGTCTCCTCGTCGGGAGGAGCAGGAAGGGCCTGCGCGCTCCTCGCGGCGACGGTCGGGTGCGCGAGCAAGAACTTGAACAGCGCGCGCTCCTCGTCGAGCGCCGGGGCGAGCGGATCTCGCTGGACGCCGACGATGGCGCTCCAGCGCTTCTTGAAGAGCACGCCGAGCACGACGCCATCCATGGCGACGCGGCGGGCCCCCTCCCCGCCGCCGCGCTGCGCCTCCCCCTGCTCCAGCCAGGCGTTTCGGCGGAGCAGCCCGACGAAGTCGCCGCCGAGCTCGCGCAGCTCGTCGGACTCCTCGCCTGTCGCCTCGAAGCGGCGCACCTCGCGCACGAACGCTCTCAGCTGGTAGGCGCGCAGCCGGAGCACCGCCTCGTCCCCCTGGGCGAGGGCGGGACCCACGGCGCCGCTCACGCGCGCGCGCGCGGCCAGGAGCTCGGCCTCGGTATGATCCGCGTCGGCGTCCACGAGCCCGAACGCGCGGACGGCGGAGCCGAGCTCGCGCACCTCGGTGTCGAGCCCGAGCTCCTCGGCCTCGCGAGCGCGGGTGATGTCCGCGTCTCGCACGCGCGCGAGGGCTCGCGCGTCCGCGAGCGGCAGCGGCAGCTCGGCCGGCTCGACCGACCGCGGCACGGCGAGGACCGCGGCCGAGCCCGCGATGAACACGGCCACGAGCCCCGGCTCCCAGCCCTCGAGGTGCCGCTTCCAGCCGCGGCGCGCCCCCGCGTCGGCCCTCGTGGACGACGCGACCGCGGGGGTGCTGCTGCTGCCGCTTTTGCTCGAGCGACTCGAGCGACTCGAAGAAGAACTCGAGTGCGGCTCCCGGCGCTTGACAGCGACGCTCTCGGCTCGCGACATTGATCGTCTCCTCTGCGCTCCAGAATACCCCACGCGGCGCGCCTCAGCGCCGCGCAGCTAGCCAGCGAGGAACGTGCGAGATCACCGGAAGCACCCGCGCAAGCAAATCGAGCTCTCGATCGCGTTCCGGATCGGTGACGGCCCGCGCGTCGACGCGATATGCCGCGACCTAAGCCTCGGCGGGATGTTCATCGAGACGAGCTCGCCGGCTCCCTTCGGCGCGACCGTCGAGGTGCTGCTGTCCCTGCAAGGACTGAAGCAGGCCGCCGTGATCCCGTCGGTTGTACGATGGACCACCCCCGAGGGGATGGGGGTGCAGTTCGGCGTGATGGGCGCGAGAGAAACCTACGCGCTCACGCAGCTCCTAGGCTCGCTCTAGAGCGGCAGTCTAGAGCTAGGCTCGCTCTAGAGCGGCGGTCACCCGCACAGGAGACGGGTCCAGATCGGCGTTTTCGGCGCGCAGGCGCACTCGAGTGCGCCGAGCACCGAAAACGTCGAGATGGGCCCGTCTCCGAAGCGGGTGGCCGCCGCTCAGTCGTCGATGGTCAGGGGGATGTCGAGCTGCCTCGAGCCTCCGGCGAAGCGACCTCGGTAGAGGCCCTCGGCGCAGGACTGCAGCGCCGGGCGGAGCGGCGGGTTGAAGCGCAGGGCGGCGACGCTGCCGTCGGGGCGCACGGAGACGTGCAGCGTCGAGACGATCGAGCGGCGGACCGAGGACCTGCTGCCCGCGCTCTCTCGCGCAAAGCAGCTCGAGAGCAGCGACTGCACGGAGGCCGGCGTGAGCGCCGGCGGGCTAGGTGCTTCCTGCGCCTCCGGGACCGGCGGCGCGAGGGCAGGCGGGGGCTCGGTCGTCAGCGGCGACAGCGGCGCATTCGGCTCGGCGACCGACGGAGCGACGGGCTCCTCCGCGCGAGCCACGACCGCCGGGGCCAGAGCGGCTCCGCCCGGCGGACGCGCGCCGATGGCCGGCTGGGGCGGAGCAGGTGCAGGCGCCGGCTCCGGCGGCGCGACCTCGGCGGCGCCGCCCTGCGGCGCGGGGCGATCGAGGAGGCGCGCCTCGCGGCCGCCGTCGAGCGAGAAGGTGCCGCGCGACGGGCCGACGAGGAGGTGCGCGGTGGTGGCGCCGCG
The DNA window shown above is from Sorangium aterium and carries:
- a CDS encoding hemerythrin domain-containing protein, with translation MSDDRNDPLEKLTAAHRSLEENLNDLARAARALSEPRGRAAALEGLSSVVSYFERSMSRHREDEERSLYPRLAVLEAIAPTLERLRQEHKAQQRAIDALRAAIDRDGGPEAVETIPQLIEDLRVAHHRHVECEEQEVFPAARRFLQASAKQGIWNEMETRRGRGGQGNPAKGISGRPYRPGGMRRGP
- a CDS encoding PilZ domain-containing protein; translation: MRDHRKHPRKQIELSIAFRIGDGPRVDAICRDLSLGGMFIETSSPAPFGATVEVLLSLQGLKQAAVIPSVVRWTTPEGMGVQFGVMGARETYALTQLLGSL